The following proteins come from a genomic window of uncultured Methanobrevibacter sp.:
- the porC gene encoding pyruvate synthase subunit PorC, with protein MIEIRFHGRGGQGSVTAAEILAKAAFKDGKYVQAFPFFGVERRGAPVMAFTRIDDKPIEMRYQIYNPDYVLVLDDGLLNVVDVFSGIKDNTEVIINTLDFKGSGEHAVHSIDATGIALDMLGRNIVNTIILGYFAKKTGVVSIDSLIEVIKETFPGKIGELNAEATKKAYEIG; from the coding sequence ATGATTGAAATTCGTTTTCATGGTAGAGGCGGACAAGGTTCTGTAACCGCTGCTGAAATTTTAGCAAAAGCGGCTTTTAAAGATGGAAAATATGTCCAAGCTTTCCCATTCTTTGGAGTTGAACGTAGAGGAGCTCCAGTCATGGCTTTCACAAGAATTGATGACAAGCCAATTGAAATGAGATACCAAATATATAACCCCGACTATGTATTAGTCCTAGATGATGGATTATTAAACGTAGTAGACGTATTTTCTGGAATTAAAGACAACACTGAAGTTATTATAAATACTTTAGACTTCAAAGGTAGTGGTGAACACGCAGTCCACAGTATTGATGCGACTGGTATTGCTCTTGACATGTTAGGACGTAATATTGTAAACACAATTATCTTAGGATATTTTGCTAAAAAGACCGGAGTAGTAAGTATTGATTCACTTATTGAAGTAATCAAAGAAACCTTCCCAGGAAAAATCGGAGAGTTAAATGCGGAAGCAACAAAAAAAGCTTACGAAATAGGATAG
- the porD gene encoding pyruvate synthase subunit PorD has product MVSIGCVIKTPGNTKNNKTGSWRTFKPILDKEKCIDCDNCILFCPDSCVNKQHDIDYDYCKGCGICAYECPSDAIEMVKE; this is encoded by the coding sequence ATGGTAAGTATAGGATGTGTAATTAAAACACCAGGAAATACTAAAAATAATAAAACTGGAAGTTGGAGAACTTTCAAACCAATTTTAGATAAAGAAAAATGTATTGATTGTGATAATTGTATTTTATTCTGCCCAGATTCCTGCGTAAACAAACAACACGATATTGATTACGATTACTGTAAAGGATGTGGAATTTGTGCATATGAATGTCCATCAGATGCAATCGAAATGGTAAAAGAATAA
- the porA gene encoding pyruvate synthase subunit PorA translates to MVKEVMTSNKAVAEAVRLAKPQVIPVYPITPQTTISEYLAQYVADEKIDAKYVKVESEHSAISAAVGASGAGVRVFTATSSQGLMLMHEILFAAAGMRTPFVLADANRAISAPLNIWNDQQDSIAQRDAGWLQIYVENAQEALDTTLMAYKVSENPDILLPSMVCLDGFILTHTVEPVEIPEQESVDRFLPPYVPEHAFLDPKQPMSIGNFADPEYYMEARHDMEVAMTKSLDVIQQTCDEFAEIFGRKYGLVEPYKTEDAEIIYVAMGSICSSIRVIVDQLREKGEKVGLLKIRAYRPFPVEAINEVVKDCDKIAVVDKNFSFGIGGALYADMKVKIDKEIYGFITGLGGRDITPESLIEIYEKTKNVPENDVTWIGLKEE, encoded by the coding sequence ATGGTAAAAGAAGTAATGACCTCAAATAAAGCAGTTGCAGAAGCTGTAAGATTAGCTAAACCACAAGTTATTCCAGTTTATCCGATTACTCCACAAACAACAATCTCCGAATATTTAGCACAGTATGTTGCTGATGAAAAAATTGATGCTAAATATGTCAAAGTAGAATCAGAACACAGTGCAATAAGTGCTGCTGTTGGAGCAAGTGGAGCTGGAGTAAGAGTATTTACAGCAACATCTTCACAAGGATTAATGTTAATGCACGAAATTTTATTTGCAGCAGCAGGTATGAGAACTCCATTCGTTTTAGCTGATGCAAACAGAGCAATTTCTGCACCATTAAATATCTGGAACGACCAACAAGATTCCATTGCACAAAGAGATGCAGGATGGTTACAAATTTATGTTGAAAATGCACAGGAAGCATTGGATACAACATTAATGGCTTATAAAGTTTCAGAAAATCCTGATATTTTACTTCCATCAATGGTATGTTTAGATGGATTTATTTTAACCCATACAGTTGAACCTGTTGAAATCCCAGAACAAGAAAGCGTTGACAGATTTTTACCTCCATATGTTCCGGAGCACGCATTTCTTGATCCGAAACAACCAATGTCAATAGGTAACTTCGCTGACCCTGAATATTATATGGAAGCAAGACATGATATGGAAGTTGCAATGACTAAATCACTGGATGTAATCCAACAAACCTGTGATGAATTTGCTGAAATCTTTGGAAGAAAATATGGTCTTGTAGAACCATACAAAACAGAAGATGCTGAAATCATATATGTCGCTATGGGATCAATTTGTAGTAGTATAAGAGTTATTGTTGACCAATTAAGAGAAAAAGGCGAAAAAGTAGGTTTACTTAAAATCAGAGCCTACAGACCATTCCCAGTTGAAGCAATTAATGAAGTTGTTAAAGACTGCGATAAAATAGCTGTTGTTGATAAAAACTTCTCCTTTGGTATTGGCGGAGCTCTTTATGCAGACATGAAAGTTAAAATCGATAAAGAAATTTATGGATTCATTACTGGTTTAGGTGGAAGAGACATAACTCCTGAATCATTAATTGAAATTTATGAAAAAACTAAAAATGTGCCTGAAAACGATGTCACATGGATTGGACTTAAGGAGGAATGA
- the porB gene encoding pyruvate synthase subunit PorB yields MVDIPDKNLLAPGHRGCAGCGASIAVKLALNALGENTVAISATGCLEVMTTPYPETAWEIPFIHVAFENSGAVASGVESALRIQGKDDVNVVAFGGDGGTVDIGLQSLSGAMERGHNMLYICYDNEAYMNTGIQRSGATPFGATTTTSPMGSASFGEDKPKKNMPMIMAAHGIPYVATASIAYPEDYVKKVKKAAETKGAAYIHLQQPCTTGWGYPSEKTIEMGRLAVETGSWILYEIENGKFDITYRPEERKPVKEYLAPQKRFRHLDDELIEKIQKYVDAECEELGL; encoded by the coding sequence ATGGTAGACATACCTGATAAAAATTTATTAGCACCTGGACACAGAGGATGTGCTGGTTGTGGAGCATCTATTGCAGTTAAATTAGCATTAAATGCATTAGGTGAAAATACCGTAGCTATTTCCGCTACCGGTTGTCTTGAAGTAATGACCACACCATATCCAGAGACTGCATGGGAAATTCCATTCATTCACGTAGCATTTGAAAACTCTGGTGCTGTTGCATCCGGTGTAGAAAGTGCATTAAGAATTCAAGGAAAAGACGATGTTAATGTAGTTGCTTTCGGTGGTGACGGAGGAACTGTAGATATCGGTTTACAATCCCTTTCCGGAGCTATGGAAAGAGGGCACAATATGCTTTACATCTGTTATGATAACGAAGCATACATGAATACAGGTATTCAAAGAAGTGGAGCAACACCATTCGGTGCAACAACAACTACTTCACCAATGGGAAGTGCAAGTTTCGGTGAAGACAAACCTAAGAAAAACATGCCAATGATTATGGCAGCACATGGAATACCTTATGTTGCTACTGCATCAATTGCATACCCTGAAGATTACGTTAAAAAAGTCAAAAAAGCTGCAGAAACTAAAGGAGCAGCATATATCCACTTACAACAACCATGTACTACAGGTTGGGGATATCCTTCTGAAAAAACTATCGAAATGGGCAGATTAGCTGTAGAAACTGGATCTTGGATTTTATATGAAATCGAAAATGGTAAATTTGATATTACTTACAGACCAGAAGAAAGAAAACCTGTTAAAGAATATCTAGCACCACAAAAAAGATTCAGACATTTAGATGATGAGCTCATTGAAAAAATCCAAAAATATGTCGATGCAGAGTGTGAAGAGTTAGGTTTATAA
- a CDS encoding 4Fe-4S dicluster domain-containing protein, giving the protein MEKISVNSNLCDGCMNCENMCASVHKASRIKIIEYHSSFYSIVCQHCENAPCITICPTEAISDEGVDTKKCIGCGLCVMACPFGAMTFEANIAEKCDLCADREEGPACIKACTKRAISILDPAKVKSKNQEKFLAKMAGLYEPNTKKSGFVHVITSQARARLVLDE; this is encoded by the coding sequence ATGGAAAAAATTTCTGTAAATAGTAATTTATGTGACGGATGTATGAATTGTGAAAACATGTGTGCATCAGTTCATAAAGCTAGTAGAATAAAAATCATAGAATATCATTCTTCTTTTTATTCCATTGTATGTCAACACTGTGAAAATGCACCATGTATAACAATCTGTCCAACAGAAGCTATTAGCGATGAAGGAGTCGATACTAAAAAATGTATCGGCTGCGGATTATGTGTAATGGCATGTCCATTTGGTGCAATGACCTTTGAAGCAAATATTGCTGAGAAATGTGACCTCTGTGCAGATAGAGAAGAAGGACCTGCATGTATCAAAGCCTGTACTAAAAGAGCTATTAGCATTCTGGATCCTGCTAAAGTCAAATCTAAAAATCAAGAAAAATTCTTGGCTAAAATGGCAGGATTATACGAACCTAATACCAAGAAAAGCGGCTTTGTCCATGTAATTACAAGTCAAGCACGAGCAAGACTTGTATTAGACGAATAA
- a CDS encoding 4Fe-4S binding protein, producing MFKSGNCTTCTTCGSCQQTPNVDTPILFCMHCKPSEAPCLLICKENAIEVLGGAITINGEKCTRCRDCVEVCPIQIINI from the coding sequence ATGTTTAAATCAGGAAATTGTACAACATGTACAACCTGTGGAAGTTGTCAACAAACACCAAATGTTGACACTCCAATCTTATTTTGTATGCATTGTAAACCATCAGAAGCACCATGCCTATTAATTTGTAAAGAAAATGCAATTGAAGTTTTGGGAGGAGCCATCACAATCAATGGTGAAAAATGTACCCGATGCAGAGATTGCGTTGAAGTTTGCCCTATTCAAATAATTAATATTTAA
- a CDS encoding fumarate hydratase — protein MITKDVITDTVYELYKQAAIVLGEDVKKSLEDALKIEEHDLAILNIEAILKNIELAKEKGIPMCQDTGLPVVFVKLGNVEVENLREGIEDGIRKATKEIPIRPNIVDPITRENTNVNVGDYIPPIDIELIDEDYLEITILPKGFGSENNNALKMALPAEGIEGIKEFVVESVLKAKGKPCPPTVVGVGIGGTSDLCLKLGKKALLGKIGERNPDPVLGKLEEEILSEINASGIGPMGLGGKTTALDVKILKAHTHTAGLPVGVCIQCWADRHATTKIYDK, from the coding sequence TTGATTACTAAAGATGTTATTACAGATACTGTTTATGAACTTTACAAACAAGCAGCCATAGTTCTTGGCGAAGATGTTAAAAAATCACTTGAAGATGCTCTTAAAATAGAGGAACATGACCTTGCAATATTAAATATTGAAGCTATATTGAAAAATATTGAACTTGCAAAAGAAAAAGGAATTCCGATGTGTCAAGATACAGGTCTGCCCGTGGTTTTTGTTAAGTTAGGTAATGTTGAAGTGGAAAATTTACGTGAAGGAATTGAAGACGGAATCAGAAAAGCTACAAAAGAAATTCCAATTAGACCAAATATCGTAGATCCGATTACCCGTGAAAATACCAATGTCAATGTTGGAGATTACATCCCACCAATTGATATTGAACTTATTGATGAAGATTACTTAGAAATTACAATATTGCCTAAAGGATTCGGTTCTGAAAACAACAATGCCTTAAAGATGGCACTTCCTGCTGAAGGAATAGAAGGAATCAAAGAATTTGTTGTAGAGTCTGTCCTTAAGGCCAAAGGAAAACCATGCCCTCCAACTGTTGTAGGCGTTGGAATTGGCGGAACATCTGACTTATGTTTAAAATTGGGTAAAAAAGCACTGCTTGGAAAAATTGGTGAGAGAAACCCTGATCCTGTTCTTGGAAAACTTGAAGAAGAAATATTATCTGAAATCAATGCTTCTGGAATAGGTCCTATGGGACTTGGTGGAAAAACAACAGCATTAGATGTAAAAATATTAAAAGCACATACTCATACTGCAGGCCTTCCTGTTGGTGTTTGTATCCAATGTTGGGCAGACAGGCATGCTACAACAAAAATATATGACAAATAA